A region of Porites lutea chromosome 13, jaPorLute2.1, whole genome shotgun sequence DNA encodes the following proteins:
- the LOC140922646 gene encoding complex I assembly factor ACAD9, mitochondrial-like isoform X1 produces MLSLRANRQVLRACRLAISPFLRRNIQTSKPRSTFAKDLFLGRFNKEKVFPFPEPLNEEQMATLNMLVEPVEKFFEDKVDSGQIDKDAKIPNDVMEGLKELGLFGLQIPEEYGGLGLLNTNYARVAEAFSLDASIAVTLMAHQSIGLKGILICGNEQQKRKYLPRLASGEHIAAFCLTEPSSGSDAASIQSRATLSTDGTHFLLNGSKIWISNGGLADVLTVFARTDYTDDKGEKQDKITAFIVEREFGGVTSGKPEDKLGIRGSNTCEIHFDNTPIPVENVLGKVGGGFKVAMNILNSGRFGVGAGAGGGLRKLIANASEHATTRKQFNRHLSEFGQIQEKFANMTLKQYTVESMSYLTTGILDSGEEDASVEAAMCKVYGSEGLWSGVNDALQILGGLGYMREYPYERVLRDSRILLIFEGTNEILRMYIALTGMQHAGKQYQEMLKFLTNPFSNSEFIVDFASKRLLYLLGLKGNLQGIASVAHPLLADSAKKLEENVADFGRISETLLTKYGKNIIEEQLLLKRMADACINLFAMTAVISRATRSINQGLSSASHEILLTNTICTNKFNMNNALFKEVKSGSKRNGDDNLKKIATDVFHNGGCVAPHTLNV; encoded by the exons GACTCGCGATTTCACCATTTCTGCGTCGCAATATTCAAACTTCGAAGCCGAGATCGACTTTTGCGAAAGACCTTTTTCTTGGCCGTTTTAACAAG GAAAAAGTTTTCCCATTTCCTGAGCCACTTAATGAAGAGCAGATGGCAACTCTGAACATGCTTGTTGAGCCCGTAGAGAAGTTCTTTGAGGACAAAG TGGATTCTGGCCAGATAGACAAGGACGCGAAAATTCCTAATGATGTCATGGAAGGACTAAAGGAGCTTGGTCTGTTTGGTCTGCAGATCCCAGAAGAATATG GAGGTCTTGGTCTTCTGAACACCAATTATGCAAGAGTTGCTGAAGCCTTCTCATTAGACGCCAGTATTGCCGTCACTCTTATGGCCCATCAGTCAATTGGTTTAAAG GGTATTCTTATTTGTGGAAATGAACAACAGAAAAGGAAGTACTTACCAAGGCTGGCTTCCGGTGAACACATTGCAGCATTCTGTCTCACAGAGCCATCAAG TGGAAGTGATGCTGCGTCTATTCAGTCTAGAGCCACTCTAAGTACTGATGGCACACACTTTCTTCTTAATGGATCAAAG ATTTGGATTTCTAATGGAGGTTTGGCCGATGTGTTGACTGTTTTTGCAAGGACTGACTACACAGATGACAAG GGTGAAAAACAGGATAAAATTACTGCATTTATTGTTGAACGAGAGTTTGGAGGTGTTACCAGTGGCAAACCAGAAGACAAGCTAGGAATTAGAGGATCAAATA CCTGTGAAATTCATTTTGACAACACTCCAATTCCTGTTGAGAATGTTCTTGGAAAAGTTGGTGGTGGCTTTAAG GTCGCTATGAACATCCTGAACAGTGGTAGGTTTGGTGTTGGAGCGGGAGCTGGAGGAGGCTTGAGAAAATTAATAG CAAATGCTTCAGAACATGCCACCACAAGGAAACAGTTTAACAGACATCTGTCAGAATTTGGTCAGATCCAG GAGAAGTTTGCAAACATGACACTGAAGCAGTACACAGTAGAATCCATGTCTTATCTTACGACTGGAATTCTGGATAGTGGAGAGGAAGATGCATCAGTAGAGGCCGCCATGTGTAAG GTTTATGGATCAGAAGGTCTGTGGAGTGGAGTTAATGATGCCCTGCAGATATTAGGAG GACTAGGGTACATGAGGGAATATCCGTATGAGAGAGTTCTTAGAGATTCACGAATCTTGCTAATTTTTGAG GGCACGAACGAAATCTTAAGAATGTACATAGCTCTGACTGGAATGCAGCATGCAGGGAAGCAGTATCAGGAAATGTTAAA atttttgacaaatcctttttcaaACTCAGAATTTATCGTGGACTTCGCTTCAAAAAGGCTTCTATACTTGCTGGGGttaaaaggaaatttgcagGGAATAGCCAGCGTTGCTCATCCTCTTTTGGCG GATAGCGCAAAAAAGCTGGAAGAAAATGTTGCTGATTTTGGCAGAATATCAGAAACTTTGCTCACCAAATACGGAAAG AACATTATCGAGGAGCAGCTTCTGTTGAAGCGAATGGCTGATGCCTGCATCAACTTGTTTGCCATGACGGCTGTGATTTCCAGAGCAACGCGATCCATAAACCAGGGTCTATCAAGTGCCAGTCATGAG ATTCTCCTTACAAATACAATATGCACTAATAAGTTTAACATGAACAATGCTCTCTTCAAAGAAGTTAAATCAG GTTCAAAAAGGAATGGAGAcgataatttaaagaaaattgccACAGATGTTTTCCATAACGGAGGGTGCGTAGCACCGCACACACTGAACgtctaa
- the LOC140922646 gene encoding complex I assembly factor ACAD9, mitochondrial-like isoform X2, translating to MLSLRANRQVLRACRLAISPFLRRNIQTSKPRSTFAKDLFLGRFNKEKVFPFPEPLNEEQMATLNMLVEPVEKFFEDKVDSGQIDKDAKIPNDVMEGLKELGLFGLQIPEEYGGLGLLNTNYARVAEAFSLDASIAVTLMAHQSIGLKGILICGNEQQKRKYLPRLASGEHIAAFCLTEPSSGSDAASIQSRATLSTDGTHFLLNGSKIWISNGGLADVLTVFARTDYTDDKGEKQDKITAFIVEREFGGVTSGKPEDKLGIRGSNTCEIHFDNTPIPVENVLGKVGGGFKVAMNILNSGRFGVGAGAGGGLRKLIANASEHATTRKQFNRHLSEFGQIQEKFANMTLKQYTVESMSYLTTGILDSGEEDASVEAAMCKVYGSEGLWSGVNDALQILGGLGYMREYPYERVLRDSRILLIFEGTNEILRMYIALTGMQHAGKQYQEMLKFLTNPFSNSEFIVDFASKRLLYLLGLKGNLQGIASVAHPLLADSAKKLEENVADFGRISETLLTKYGKNIIEEQLLLKRMADACINLFAMTAVISRATRSINQGLSSASHEVQKGMETII from the exons GACTCGCGATTTCACCATTTCTGCGTCGCAATATTCAAACTTCGAAGCCGAGATCGACTTTTGCGAAAGACCTTTTTCTTGGCCGTTTTAACAAG GAAAAAGTTTTCCCATTTCCTGAGCCACTTAATGAAGAGCAGATGGCAACTCTGAACATGCTTGTTGAGCCCGTAGAGAAGTTCTTTGAGGACAAAG TGGATTCTGGCCAGATAGACAAGGACGCGAAAATTCCTAATGATGTCATGGAAGGACTAAAGGAGCTTGGTCTGTTTGGTCTGCAGATCCCAGAAGAATATG GAGGTCTTGGTCTTCTGAACACCAATTATGCAAGAGTTGCTGAAGCCTTCTCATTAGACGCCAGTATTGCCGTCACTCTTATGGCCCATCAGTCAATTGGTTTAAAG GGTATTCTTATTTGTGGAAATGAACAACAGAAAAGGAAGTACTTACCAAGGCTGGCTTCCGGTGAACACATTGCAGCATTCTGTCTCACAGAGCCATCAAG TGGAAGTGATGCTGCGTCTATTCAGTCTAGAGCCACTCTAAGTACTGATGGCACACACTTTCTTCTTAATGGATCAAAG ATTTGGATTTCTAATGGAGGTTTGGCCGATGTGTTGACTGTTTTTGCAAGGACTGACTACACAGATGACAAG GGTGAAAAACAGGATAAAATTACTGCATTTATTGTTGAACGAGAGTTTGGAGGTGTTACCAGTGGCAAACCAGAAGACAAGCTAGGAATTAGAGGATCAAATA CCTGTGAAATTCATTTTGACAACACTCCAATTCCTGTTGAGAATGTTCTTGGAAAAGTTGGTGGTGGCTTTAAG GTCGCTATGAACATCCTGAACAGTGGTAGGTTTGGTGTTGGAGCGGGAGCTGGAGGAGGCTTGAGAAAATTAATAG CAAATGCTTCAGAACATGCCACCACAAGGAAACAGTTTAACAGACATCTGTCAGAATTTGGTCAGATCCAG GAGAAGTTTGCAAACATGACACTGAAGCAGTACACAGTAGAATCCATGTCTTATCTTACGACTGGAATTCTGGATAGTGGAGAGGAAGATGCATCAGTAGAGGCCGCCATGTGTAAG GTTTATGGATCAGAAGGTCTGTGGAGTGGAGTTAATGATGCCCTGCAGATATTAGGAG GACTAGGGTACATGAGGGAATATCCGTATGAGAGAGTTCTTAGAGATTCACGAATCTTGCTAATTTTTGAG GGCACGAACGAAATCTTAAGAATGTACATAGCTCTGACTGGAATGCAGCATGCAGGGAAGCAGTATCAGGAAATGTTAAA atttttgacaaatcctttttcaaACTCAGAATTTATCGTGGACTTCGCTTCAAAAAGGCTTCTATACTTGCTGGGGttaaaaggaaatttgcagGGAATAGCCAGCGTTGCTCATCCTCTTTTGGCG GATAGCGCAAAAAAGCTGGAAGAAAATGTTGCTGATTTTGGCAGAATATCAGAAACTTTGCTCACCAAATACGGAAAG AACATTATCGAGGAGCAGCTTCTGTTGAAGCGAATGGCTGATGCCTGCATCAACTTGTTTGCCATGACGGCTGTGATTTCCAGAGCAACGCGATCCATAAACCAGGGTCTATCAAGTGCCAGTCATGAG GTTCAAAAAGGAATGGAGAcgataatttaa
- the LOC140922483 gene encoding uncharacterized protein, which yields MGNTAINGNTGDPFVNLKDFQHALGIAYYSMGDFRKAIEFHERHLKISKEVGDRAGEGQAYCYLGIAYHSLGDFQKAIEYHEQHLNFWKEVRNRAGEGQAYCYLGIAYHSLGDFQKAIEYHEQHLKISKEVGDRAGEGGACCNLGIAYDSLGDFQKAIEHHERHLKISKEVGDRAGEGKAYSNLGNAYYSLGDFQKAIEYHERDLKISQEVGDRAGEGKAYCNLGNAYCSLGDFQKAIEYHERSLKISKEVGDRVGEGKAYGNLGNAYYSLGDFQKAIGYHERHLKISKEVGDRAGEGKAYSNLGIAYHRLGDFQKAVEYHQRDLKISKEMGDRAGEGKAYCNFGNAYYSRGDFQKAIEYHERDLKISKEVGDRAGEGKGYSNLGNAYYSLGDFQKAIEHHERSLKISKEVGDRAGEGKAYCNLGNAYCSLGDFQKAIEYHERSLKISKEVGDRAGEGKAYCNLGNAYYSLGDFQKAIGYHERHLKISKEVGDRAGEGKAYGNLGIAYHRLGDFQKAVEYHQRDLKISKEMGDRVGEGKAYCNFGNAYYSRGDFQKAIEYHERDLKIAKEMGDRAGEGRANGNLGNAYHRLGDFQKAIEYHERDLKISKEMGYRAGEGIAFDNLGNDYCSLGDFQKAMEYHERSLKISKEVGDRTGEGNAYCNLGKAYCSLGDFQKAIEYHERSLKISKEMGDRAGEGIAFGNLGNAYVSLGYFQKAIEYHERSLKIWKEIGDRAGEGIAFGNLGNDYSSLGDFQKAMEYHEQDLKISKEVGDRGGEGRAYCNLGNAYYNLGDFQKAIEYHERHLKISKEVGDRAGEGKAYGNLGNAYDSLGDFQKAIEYHDRSLKISKEVGDRAGEGQAYCNLGNAYDSLGDFQKAIEYHDRGLKISKEVGDRAGEGKAYCNLGKAYDTLGDFQKAVLCYKNSVIAFDHIRRNLISKDEWKITLKSTYDQINLRLWQLQFEEGKVIEALLTADQGRARALNDLLEFKYGFEGLRPEIGTLSARPSDFASYLPSNTAFIGINKGGIFLWVNEKGNEIKTRRTEIDMSVTTYFQSLLEATHKEIGVRADVNCEDRSLSNPSDKKLAEERSSKPKSHPSNFETKSLQTFYNVVIDPIRDLLQGDEIVIVPEGPLCLAPYAAFMDLKSKYLCETFRIRLLPSLSSLRLIQNCPANWHSKIGALLVGDPWVQEVVYEGKPLDQLIWAKKEVQMIGEILQAVPLVGMQATKDEVLRRISSVALVHIAAHGKMETGEIVLAPNTTRLSVNPAREDYLLTMKDVLDAQIRARLVVLSCCHSAWGEVKSEGVVGIARAFLGAGARSVLVSLWAIDDEATMKFMEFFYRQLVNGRSASEALNKAMKSMRESDRFSAVRYWAPFVLIGDDVTLEFEGIK from the coding sequence ATGGGAAACACAGCTATTAATGGTAATACTGGCGACCCCTTTGTCAACTTAAAAGATTTCCAGCACGCCCTAGGCATCGCCTATTACAGTATGGGAGATTtccggaaagccatagagttccatgaacgacacctcaaaatttcgaaagaagtgggagacagggcaggagaaggacaAGCGTACTGTTATCTTGGCatcgcctatcacagtcttggagatttccagaaagccatagagtaccacgAACAACACCTCAATTTTTGGAAAGAAGTGAgaaacagggcaggagaaggacaAGCGTACTGTTATCTTGGCatcgcctatcacagtcttggagatttccagaaagccatagagtaccacgaacaacacctcaaaatttcgaaagaagtgggagacagggcaggagaaggaggagcgtgctgtaatcttggcatcgcctatGACAgccttggagatttccagaaagccatagagcaccatgaacgacacctcaaaatttcgaaagaagtgggagacagggcaggagaaggaaaagcgtacagtaatcttggcaacgcctattacagcctaggagatttccagaaagccatagagtaccatgaacgagacctcaaaatttcacaagaggtgggagacagggcaggagaaggaaaagcgtactgtaatcttggcaacgcctattgcagtcttggagattttcagaaagccatagagtaccatgaacgaagcctcaaaatttcaaaagaggtgGGAGACAGGgtaggagaaggaaaagcgtacggtaatcttggtaatgcctattacagtcttggagatttccagaaagccatagggtaccatgaacgacacctcaaaatttcgaaagaagtgggagacagggcgggagaaggaaaagcgtacagTAATCTTGGCATTGCCTATCACAggcttggagatttccagaaagccgtAGAGTACCAtcaacgagacctcaaaatttcgaaagaaatgggagacagggcaggagaaggaaaagcgtactgtaatttTGGCAATGCCTATTACAGTcgtggagatttccagaaagccatagagtaccatgaacgagacctcaaaatttcgaaagaagtgggagacagggcaggagaaggaaaagggtacagtaatcttggcaacgcctattacagccttggagatttccagaaagccatagagcaCCATGAACGAAGccttaaaatttcaaaagaggtgggagacagggcaggagaaggaaaagcgtactgtaatcttggcaacgcctattgcagtcttggagattttcagaaagccatagagtaccatgaacgaagccttaaaatttcaaaagaggtgggagacagggcaggagaaggaaaagcgtactgtaatcttggtaatgcctattacagtcttggagatttccagaaagccatagggtaccatgaacgacacctcaaaatttcgaaagaagtgggagacagggcaggagaaggaaaagcgtacggtaatcttggcatcgcctatcacaggcttggagatttccagaaagccgtAGAGTACCAtcaacgagacctcaaaatttcgaaagaaatgGGAGACAGGgtaggagaaggaaaagcgtactgtaatttTGGCAATGCCTATTACAGTcgtggagatttccagaaagccatagagtaccatgaacgagacctcaaaattgcGAAAGAaatgggagacagggcaggagaaggaagagcgaacggtaatcttggcaacgcctatcacaggcttggagatttccagaaagccatagagtaccatgaacgagacctcaaaatttcgaaagaaatgggatacagggcaggagaaggaatagCTTTCGATAATCTTGGCAACGACTATtgcagtcttggagatttccagaaagccatggagtaccatgaacgaagcctcaaaatttcgaaagaagtgggagacaggacAGGAGAAGGAAatgcgtactgtaatcttggcaaagCCTATtgcagtcttggagatttccagaaagccatagagtaccatgaacgaagcctcaaaatttcgaaagaaatgggagacagggcaggagaaggaatagctttcggtaatcttggcaacgcctatgtcAGTCTTGGAtattttcagaaagccatagagtaccatgaacgaagcctcaaaatttggaaagaaattggagacagggcaggagaaggaatagctttcggtaatcttggcaacgacTATtccagtcttggagatttccagaaagccatggAGTACCATGAACAAGACCTCAagatttcgaaagaagtgggagacaggggaggagaaggaagagcgtactgtaatcttggcaacgcctattacaatcttggagatttccagaaagccatagagtaccatgaacgacacctcaaaatttcgaaagaagtgggagacagggcaggagaaggaaaagcgtacggtaatcttggcaacgcctatgacagtcttggagatttccagaaagccatagagtaccatgaccgaagcctcaaaatttcgaaagaagtgggagacagggcaggagaaggacaagcgtactgtaatcttggcaacgcctatgacagtcttggagatttccagaaagccatagagtaccatgaccgaggcctcaaaatttcgaaagaagtgggagacagggcaggagaaggaaaagcgtactgtaatcttggcaaggCCTATGACactcttggagatttccagaaagccgtTCTGTGTTATAAGAACAGTGTTATAGCCTTCGACCATATTAGGAGAAATCTCATATCTAAAGACGAATGGAAGATTACCCTTAAAAGTACGTATGATCAGATTAATTTGAGGCTGTGGCAGCTGCAGTTTGAGGAAGGTAAAGTCATTGAGGCACTTTTAACTGCTGATCAAGGACGTGCTCGAGCTTTAAATGATCTTCTGGAGTTCAAATATGGCTTTGAAGGGTTACGCCCAGAAATAGGAACACTTTCTGCAAGACCAAGTGACTTTGCTAGTTACTTACCATCAAACACAGCTTTCATAGGTATCAACAAGGGAGGAATATTTCTCTGGGTGAACGAgaaaggaaatgaaatcaaaactaGAAGAACTGAGATTGATATGTCCGTCACAACCTATTTTCAGTCTCTGTTGGAGGCTACACATAAAGAAATAGGTGTAAGAGCTGATGTTAATTGTGAAGATCGCTCATTAAGTAACCCAAGCGATAAGAAGTTAGCAGAAGAAAGATCAAGTAAGCCAAAGTCTCATCCTTCAAATTTTGAGACAAAGTCATTGCAAACATTTTACAACGTTGTTATAGACCCTATAAGAGACTTACTCCAGGGCGATGAAATTGTGATTGTTCCAGAAGGACCTCTGTGTTTGGCGCCTTATGCTGCTTTCATGGACTTAAAGTCAAAGTACCTCTGTGAAACGTTTAGAATTCGTCTGCTTCCCTCACTTTCTAGTCTGCGATTAATCCAAAATTGTCCAGCAAATTGGCATAGCAAGATTGGCGCTCTTCTTGTCGGCGATCCGTGGGTACAGGAGGTGGTTTATGAAGGAAAGCCGCTTGATCAGTTAATTTGGGCCAAGAAGGAAGTGCAGATGATTGGGGAAATACTTCAAGCTGTACCTCTCGTTGGAATGCAGGCAACAAAAGATGAAGTTTTAAGACGTATCTCCTCGGTTGCTTTGGTGCACATTGCTGCTCACGGTAAAATGGAAACAGGAGAAATTGTCTTGGCCCCTAACACAACGCGTTTATCCGTAAATCCAGCTAGGGAGGACTATCTCTTAACTATGAAAGATGTGTTAGATGCGCAGATTAGGGCAAGACTTGTTGTACTTAGTTGTTGCCATAGTGCTTGGGGAGAagtcaaatctgagggtgtggtcgGCATCGCACGGGCATTTTTGGGtgctggtgctcgttctgtTCTGGTGTCCCTGTGGGCGATTGACGACGAGGCTACGATGAAGTTCATGGAATTTTTCTACCGACAACTAGTCAATGGAAGAAGTGCCAGTGAGGCTCTAAATAAAGCCATGAAATCCATGAGAGAATCTGACCGCTTTAGTGCAGTGAGGTACTGGGCACCGTTTGTTCTCATTGGTGACGACGTGACGCTTGAGTTTGAGGGCATCAAATAA